The proteins below come from a single Chitinophaga pinensis DSM 2588 genomic window:
- a CDS encoding ABC transporter permease — protein sequence MLKNYLKIAFRNITRHKAYNAINISGLAVGMAASILILLWVQHERSYDRFHKNAGQIYRIVVDASGYKAAVNCAGMPAGLQAEMPQVKNYVRLSHQDTHLFEAGDNKFEEKRIFYADPAFLEVFSFPLLKGDPKSALQRIDGVLLTENMAKKYFGEKEAVGQTLKQDNGKTLTVTGVLANVPANSHLQFDFILPIAANTGNAEDLKTNTWRNFNFYSYIQLDKSFVPTEAALAKFNKQMNEIFRQHAVMGMKAEFRLQPITDIHLHSNFQVDLPGHGNIQYVHIFFIVAIVILIVACINFMNLATARSARRAKEVGLRKAIGAVRVQLIRQFMAESLLISFFSLMVAIVMVWCTLPLFNFLAEKNLSLQLLDIKLVLTLLGIALATGVVSGSYPALFLSGFQPVKVLKGNLTSSGGNLFFRNGLVVTQFVVSIVLLIGTVVVYQQLQYIKSRNMGFEKENLLYMPMNGAVAGRSELLGSALKQNALTADYTITSELPINLTTGSLNVQWEGRDPESQVVIPSMDVDEHFFDVFHMQILNGRGFSTAYRADSSSFVVNEKAVQVMGMTVDNAVGKSLYFDGVKGMIIGVVKDFNFKPIQQSIEPLVLCPNRWGGFAVIRAKSGTTEATIKALEKISRELNPAYPFTYNFLDQDLANLYQGEQQMGNIFNLFAVLAVFISCLGLYGLSAFLAQQRAREIGIRKVMGASASNIVYLLSTGFTRLILIAIVIAIPLALLAIDRWLENFAYHIEVNWLIFILGPLAALMIAWLTVSYESLKAAFTNPIKSLKAE from the coding sequence ATGCTAAAGAACTATCTGAAAATCGCTTTTAGGAACATTACACGTCACAAAGCGTATAATGCCATCAATATATCCGGCCTCGCTGTAGGGATGGCCGCCAGTATTCTGATCCTTTTATGGGTACAGCATGAACGCAGTTATGACCGCTTCCATAAAAACGCCGGACAAATCTATCGTATCGTCGTAGATGCCAGTGGTTACAAAGCGGCCGTGAATTGTGCGGGTATGCCAGCCGGATTACAGGCCGAAATGCCCCAGGTGAAGAATTATGTGCGCCTGAGTCACCAGGATACACATCTCTTTGAAGCCGGTGACAATAAGTTTGAAGAAAAAAGGATTTTCTATGCAGATCCCGCTTTCCTGGAAGTATTTTCCTTCCCGCTATTAAAAGGAGATCCGAAAAGCGCCTTACAGCGTATCGACGGCGTGCTGCTCACAGAGAATATGGCAAAAAAGTATTTCGGTGAAAAGGAGGCCGTCGGACAAACCCTGAAACAAGACAATGGTAAGACCCTGACGGTTACCGGCGTACTGGCAAATGTGCCTGCCAATTCTCACCTGCAATTCGATTTTATCCTGCCGATCGCTGCCAATACCGGCAATGCGGAAGACCTGAAAACGAATACCTGGAGGAACTTCAATTTCTATAGCTACATACAACTGGATAAAAGCTTCGTGCCGACTGAAGCCGCATTGGCAAAGTTCAACAAGCAGATGAACGAAATCTTCCGTCAACATGCCGTAATGGGTATGAAAGCAGAATTTCGGCTGCAACCCATCACAGACATTCACCTGCATTCCAACTTCCAGGTTGACCTGCCTGGACACGGTAACATCCAGTACGTGCATATATTTTTCATCGTAGCCATCGTCATCCTGATTGTAGCCTGTATCAATTTTATGAACCTGGCTACCGCCAGATCTGCCCGCAGGGCAAAAGAAGTAGGATTAAGAAAAGCCATTGGCGCAGTCAGGGTACAACTGATCCGTCAGTTCATGGCAGAGTCGCTGCTGATCTCCTTCTTCTCTTTAATGGTGGCCATTGTGATGGTATGGTGTACCCTACCGCTATTCAATTTCCTGGCTGAAAAGAATTTATCATTACAACTCCTGGATATTAAACTGGTATTGACGCTGTTAGGAATCGCCCTTGCTACCGGGGTAGTATCAGGCAGTTATCCCGCATTGTTCCTGTCCGGTTTCCAGCCGGTAAAAGTGCTGAAAGGTAACCTGACTTCCTCCGGAGGGAATCTGTTCTTCCGCAACGGATTGGTAGTAACACAGTTTGTTGTTTCCATTGTACTGCTGATAGGGACTGTTGTCGTGTACCAGCAGCTGCAATACATCAAAAGCAGGAATATGGGTTTTGAGAAAGAAAACCTCTTATACATGCCTATGAATGGTGCTGTGGCCGGCAGATCGGAATTACTTGGTTCCGCATTAAAACAAAATGCACTTACAGCCGATTATACCATTACTTCGGAATTACCCATTAACCTTACGACCGGTTCCCTGAATGTACAATGGGAGGGAAGGGATCCGGAGTCGCAGGTCGTGATTCCTTCTATGGATGTAGACGAACACTTCTTTGACGTTTTTCATATGCAGATCCTGAACGGTAGAGGATTCTCGACTGCCTACCGGGCAGATTCCAGCAGCTTCGTGGTCAATGAGAAAGCAGTGCAGGTCATGGGTATGACGGTGGACAATGCAGTTGGAAAGTCCCTGTATTTTGATGGTGTGAAAGGAATGATCATCGGGGTAGTGAAGGACTTTAACTTTAAACCCATCCAGCAAAGTATTGAACCCCTGGTACTGTGCCCGAACAGATGGGGCGGTTTTGCCGTGATCAGGGCAAAGAGCGGTACTACAGAAGCAACGATAAAAGCATTGGAGAAGATCAGCCGTGAACTCAATCCTGCTTATCCCTTTACTTACAATTTCCTGGATCAGGACCTGGCGAATCTCTATCAGGGAGAACAGCAGATGGGAAATATCTTCAACTTATTTGCCGTACTGGCAGTATTTATCTCCTGTCTGGGACTGTATGGATTATCCGCTTTCCTGGCACAGCAACGGGCCCGGGAAATTGGTATCAGGAAAGTAATGGGTGCTTCTGCCTCCAACATCGTTTACCTGCTGTCAACCGGTTTCACCCGGCTGATACTGATCGCTATCGTGATTGCTATACCGCTTGCTTTACTGGCCATTGACCGCTGGCTGGAGAATTTTGCCTATCACATCGAGGTGAACTGGCTGATATTCATTTTAGGGCCATTAGCTGCGCTGATGATTGCCTGGCTGACTGTTAGCTATGAGTCTTTGAAAGCGGCGTTTACGAACCCTATAAAGAGCCTTAAAGCGGAATAA